From the Coffea eugenioides isolate CCC68of chromosome 1, Ceug_1.0, whole genome shotgun sequence genome, the window CAATGGATCCTATTCTCCTCAGCTTTCTGTCCCTACCAGTACCTTGCCATCTCTGAACATATTTCCTTACACACAGCCTTTGGCAGCAAGCAAGCAGACATCACATATGTAGGCAATGCCATAATGACAGCCTTTAGTAATACTTCTTTTCCAGCTTGACTCAGCAGCTTCTCCTTCCATCCCTTCAACCTAGTTATTATTTTTTGCTTTATGAAATCAAAGACCTGTCTCTTGGACCTCCCAATAACCAAAGGCAGTCCTAAATACTTACTTTGCACCACTCTACTCATTCCTTGCAATTCCCTCATCACCCCTCCTGTCTGCCTATGGTTCACATTTCTACTGAAAAGCAAAGATGACTTCTCCATATTAATTAGTTGACCAGAAGCCTCCTTGTAAACCTCCAGAATACTCCTCAATTACCTTGCCTCCTCATCATTTGCCttacaaaaaatcaaataatcatcTGCAAAAAATAAGTGGGATAATCTAACAGCCCCCTTAGCTACTCTCATACCTGTCAACAAACCTTGTGAATTAGTTTGGTTAATCAAAGAAGACAGTCCTTTAGCACAAATCAGGAACAGATAAGGGGATAAAAGATCCTCTTGTCTCAGTCCCCTAGCAGGCTTAATAAAACCAATTTTTTCCTCATTAATGTTAACAGAATATGTGACACTGGTAACACACTCCATAATCCACAGAATCCACATAGGACAAAATCCTATTTTCTGCATCATTTTAGCCAAGAACACCCATTTCACCCTATCATAAACTTTGGACATGTCTAATTTGATAGCCATATAGCCCTCCCTcccaattcttttattttttaggaAATGGACACATTCATAGGCAATCAGGACATTGTCTAAAATCTATCTGCCAGGAACAAAAGCAGATTGGGACTCACTAATACAAACGTTCAGCACACTCTTAAACCTGCCAATCAGCACTTTAGAGATGATTTTATAAATgatattacataaactaatgGGTCTAAACTCAGTAATAGATGTTGGATTCTCAGTCTTAGGGATAAGGCTGATCAAGGCCTCATTAATAGACTTCAGAAGGTGACCAGAATGGAAAAAGCTTTGGACAGCATGGACTATATCAGATTTAACtatttgccaaaatttttggaaaaaataatgAGGCATACCATCTGGCCCTGGAGACTTGTTTGGTTGCATTGAGAAGACAGCATGTCTGATTTCCTGTTTTGTGACAGGCCTGGTCAACTGCTTGTTCATCTCTGGAGTAACAGCCTGTGGGATACCTCGTAAAATCTCAGCAAAATCCATTGAATTTTCTGAAGTGTAAATCTCCTGGAAATAGTCAATAATCTCCTTCCTTGATTCCTCCTCGTTTTCACACCATTCCCCACTCCTTTTTTGCAACCTACTAATTCTATTCCGCCTCCTCCTTCTAGTAATAGATGCATGAAAGAAGATAATATTCCTATCACCTTCCTTAAGCTATTTTACACTTGCCTTCTGACTCCAGAAAAGCTCTTCCCTCTTATAAGCATCTGCTAACTTTCATTTTTGGCCTGCTAGCTTGATCATATAGCCACAAGGTCTATGCTCCTTCACCTCCCCAATCTCCCTCTTTACTTGCTCAATCTGTTTTTTTGAGTTCCAACGACTCCCTTTACTCCAACTCAGCAAATCCATTTTAACCTTTTTTATCTTACATTTTACTTTATACAATCTGGATCCTTGTTGCTCCTCACCCCAGGCTTTCCCAATAACCTCCCTTATATCCTCCTGCATCATCCACCTTCTATCAAACATAAACCTTCTCTTCCATTTCCTTCCCACGGGCTTTGTGTCCAAAACCAGCATACAATGGTCAGAAGTCtcaatttcaacatgtaaacaTTTAGCCTTATCAAACATCCCTATCCAGCTTCTAGTACCCAAAATTCTATTTAACCTTTCTTTCACTTCTCTCTCATTCCCCCAGTTATTACATCAGGTCCAAGGAATCTCTTCAAATCCAATATCAACTAACTCATTAGTATTTATGAAAGAGTTGAAGTCTTGGAACCTTACCTCAGCTCTTTGAATACCCTTCCCATTTCTCTTCATTAGAAGTAATATCATTTAGATCCCCCATGACTACCCAGTACTCACCCCATAAGACACTTTTTCTGGTTACAACCTTCCACTGCTCTCTTCTAACACCAGCATCAGAGCTCACATAAACACAGATACACCACCAGTTTACTCTAGTTTCATCATTTTCTATTAATAACTCTATAGTGAAACTTGTAAACAACACATTTTTCACCATTAGTTCCTGTTTCCATAATATAGTTAAACCTCCTGCCTTACCCACAGGATCAACCACAAAAATATTATCAAATTTTGTCCACTGCTTTACTTTATTCGAATagctttttttcttctttgtttctgACAAAAACACTAAAGAAGAAGAGTGGAGTCTGATGACCTCCCTCAACTAGGGAACTGTCAAGAGGCTCTCCATACCTCGACAGTTCCACACCACAGCCTTCATATCAACCTTGGAGTCCCATTTAGGGAGGACTCCAATCCCTCAACGAGATCCATCCAGTCACTCAGTCCATTCTCAAGCCTGATTCTCTTCTCATTTTCTTTGCTTGTCTGATTCATTGCCTCTTCcatctttttctttcccttctcCACTCCAGCACCCTCTTTATTGACCTCTCCTAATGGTTTCCTCTTGTTTACCTCCAGTACCAATCTTTTTCAGCTCTTACCACCCGTATAGTTCCCTTTACTCCTACTTTTCTCCCTAACCAGCCTACCTCTTCTTTCCCCCACCTCAGATACTATCTCCCCCTCCCTCTCTTCCTCTCCTTTCTTAATATTCTTATCCTCTTTTCCCTCCCTTCCAACACCATCCAGCCACATCAGATCATCAGATTCTTCCTTAACTCCCTCTGACCCTATCCCTCCTGCAAGTCCCTGTGTCTCTATCTCCCTGCCAGCCTGTCCCCCCCAGAATCCCTATTCCTGGCCTCCTCTACCCCTCCCTTTTCCTGTCTCCCCTCCCTCTTATCCTCTGTAATCTCTTCAGTCCCCCTCTCTACTAGTACTCTCTTTTCCATTTCCCTTATCTCTGCAGTGTCCCTATGTCATTCCCCCTGGGGAGACTGTTTATGATCCTCTTTCTTGTGGAATTCTTTAG encodes:
- the LOC113774685 gene encoding uncharacterized protein LOC113774685 — encoded protein: MAIKLDMSKVYDRVKWVFLAKMMQKIGFCPMWILWIMECVTSVTYSVNINEEKIGFIKPARGLRQEDLLSPYLFLICAKGLSSLINQTNSQGLLTGMRVAKGAVRLSHLFFADDYLIFCKANDEEARLKGWKEKLLSQAGKEVLLKAVIMALPTYVMSACLLPKAVCKEICSEMARELHEFNLALLAKQLWRILTKPNLLMSKIMRARYFKGISIWRTKSVGAESWCWKSLLQAKCLLEEEVRKQVGNGKSINIWKDRWLPETEYGRVKTRKEEGVKVQRVCELIKDGV